One window of Paenibacillus sp. FSL K6-3182 genomic DNA carries:
- a CDS encoding DUF2634 domain-containing protein, producing the protein MIPQGANVAEVTTVEELETSETYKLDLASKRIIGRTDGLEAVKQAVFKILQTERYRYFCYSTNYGTELESLLGGSPSYVQSELKRSIQETLMQDERVSDVIDFQYEMKDEAIVVQFTVVTEFGSFGEEVSQNV; encoded by the coding sequence ATGATTCCACAGGGAGCAAATGTTGCGGAGGTAACGACGGTAGAGGAGCTCGAAACGAGCGAGACCTATAAGCTTGATTTAGCAAGCAAACGGATCATAGGCAGGACTGACGGGTTAGAAGCGGTCAAGCAGGCTGTATTCAAAATATTGCAAACGGAGCGATACCGCTATTTTTGCTACAGCACCAATTATGGTACCGAGCTGGAAAGCTTACTTGGAGGATCGCCATCTTATGTTCAATCAGAGCTAAAGCGCAGCATTCAAGAGACGCTTATGCAAGATGAGCGGGTGAGTGATGTCATTGATTTTCAGTATGAGATGAAGGATGAAGCTATCGTTGTCCAGTTTACTGTCGTAACGGAGTTTGGAAGCTTTGGAGAGGAGGTAAGCCAAAATGTATGA
- a CDS encoding YolD-like family protein — MAKGPKRPTRDEFELEELGERLVEAKQEGTELLLTIWAAEQVRGVITVLDSRTKKVHVEYMGSVTKVPFMDIMKVESPY; from the coding sequence GTGGCAAAAGGACCAAAGAGGCCTACTAGAGATGAATTTGAGCTGGAAGAGCTGGGCGAGCGGCTGGTTGAAGCAAAGCAAGAAGGCACAGAGCTGCTTCTTACGATATGGGCAGCAGAGCAAGTTAGAGGCGTCATTACGGTGCTCGATTCAAGAACAAAAAAGGTTCATGTGGAATACATGGGCAGCGTAACAAAGGTTCCTTTTATGGATATTATGAAGGTGGAAAGCCCTTATTAA
- a CDS encoding DUF2577 domain-containing protein, with the protein MALLESIKKAGAAAYAAGNPLAVMVGKVIQINPLEVNVDQRFTLSEDFLIIPESLVKYEVELQTSEKLVIRTGLEAGDAVLMLRVQGGQQFVVLDKVAKP; encoded by the coding sequence ATGGCATTATTGGAGTCGATCAAGAAAGCGGGAGCCGCAGCCTACGCTGCAGGGAATCCGCTAGCCGTCATGGTAGGAAAAGTCATTCAAATCAATCCTCTGGAAGTAAACGTTGATCAACGTTTTACTTTATCAGAGGATTTTTTAATTATACCGGAAAGCCTCGTTAAGTATGAAGTTGAGCTGCAAACATCTGAGAAGCTGGTCATCCGCACAGGCTTGGAAGCGGGAGATGCGGTGTTAATGCTCCGCGTTCAAGGCGGTCAACAATTTGTAGTACTCGATAAGGTGGCTAAGCCATGA
- a CDS encoding ECF-type sigma factor — protein MNAEQQVIDQLHAYKRLKARKKQLEGTSVGPGMRLSAVSEDDHLQELHRQLRKLPSYMYLDEQDQRIEAAAHANLSKYPIGTKAQLNEVKKSRATASPADEKLLRELEKKIEKVLEAREGSGGFEGYMGVIDKISELQDIEKQLQSIDQALEALEAYAPDYARLLKLRFIEGKPTEFVASELGIVDRTFRRWKQKALQEVVRFLSA, from the coding sequence ATGAATGCAGAACAACAGGTGATTGATCAATTACATGCGTATAAACGGCTAAAAGCGAGAAAAAAACAGCTGGAGGGTACCTCGGTAGGACCAGGCATGAGGCTAAGCGCAGTATCTGAGGATGATCATTTGCAGGAGCTTCATCGGCAGCTGCGCAAGCTGCCTTCCTATATGTACTTGGATGAGCAGGATCAGCGTATCGAAGCTGCAGCGCATGCGAATCTATCGAAATATCCTATTGGAACGAAAGCGCAGCTAAACGAAGTAAAGAAAAGCCGTGCAACAGCAAGTCCAGCGGATGAAAAGCTGCTGCGAGAGCTGGAGAAAAAGATTGAGAAGGTGCTTGAAGCGCGAGAAGGCTCGGGCGGCTTTGAAGGTTATATGGGCGTCATCGATAAAATAAGTGAGCTTCAGGATATAGAGAAGCAGCTGCAATCTATCGATCAAGCGCTTGAAGCGTTAGAAGCATATGCGCCCGATTACGCTCGGCTGCTGAAGCTTCGTTTTATAGAAGGAAAGCCTACAGAGTTTGTTGCTTCGGAGCTGGGTATCGTTGATCGCACGTTCCGAAGATGGAAGCAAAAGGCGCTTCAAGAAGTTGTCCGCTTTCTGTCCGCCTAA
- a CDS encoding helix-turn-helix transcriptional regulator has protein sequence MSLGARIKQLRVERGLTQQDVAAKLEMGRSNFGHIENDRVTPTSEDLQKMADILLTTTDYLLGRDAASATIPEWATYKDKRDFKKLLEEDGEIMFDGVPLSATDRQRVMDVLTGLFWEAKHMNKHKKKTEPTNDAPDDAKG, from the coding sequence ATGTCATTGGGTGCACGAATTAAACAATTGAGGGTTGAGCGCGGATTAACGCAGCAGGATGTCGCCGCAAAACTCGAGATGGGCCGCTCTAACTTTGGTCATATCGAGAATGATCGGGTAACACCAACAAGTGAGGATTTGCAAAAAATGGCGGATATCTTACTGACAACAACCGATTATTTGCTTGGCCGCGATGCAGCCTCGGCAACTATACCTGAGTGGGCTACGTATAAAGATAAGCGCGACTTTAAAAAGCTGCTTGAGGAAGACGGGGAAATTATGTTTGACGGCGTGCCGCTAAGTGCTACCGATCGTCAGCGCGTCATGGATGTGCTTACAGGGTTGTTCTGGGAAGCTAAGCATATGAATAAGCACAAAAAAAAGACCGAGCCGACTAACGATGCTCCTGATGATGCCAAAGGGTAG
- a CDS encoding aminopeptidase gives MYPTPQQLENYAELVVKVGVNVQQGQTVVVMAPITAAPLVRLIASEAYKTGAKNVHVEYNDEELSRIKYKQAPEEAFSEYPMWRAKAWEEFVENGAAFITIYSPNPDLLNDVDAKRVATASKTASTALSGYRGSLMNHTNAWSLVSYATPEWAAKVFPNLSQEEAVQKLWERIVDATRIGLEDPVQAWKAHNAKLLQMVELLNGKRYKQLQYEAPGTNLTIDLPDGHIWLGGSKANAKGVYFNPNMPTEEVFTMPNKDGVNGTVRSTKPLNYNGQVINGFSLTFKDGKVVDHSAEQGYEALTNLLNTDEGARHLGEVALVPHDSPISNSNVTFFNTLYDENASCHLALGQAYPVNIQGGTKMSAEELLAHGANRSLTHEDFMIGSADMNIDGVTQDGTREPIFRNGNWAI, from the coding sequence ATGTATCCAACACCGCAACAATTAGAAAATTACGCAGAGCTGGTCGTTAAGGTTGGCGTCAACGTGCAGCAGGGACAAACGGTTGTTGTCATGGCACCAATTACAGCAGCTCCACTCGTACGGCTTATTGCATCAGAGGCTTATAAGACAGGCGCAAAAAATGTCCATGTGGAATATAACGATGAGGAGCTTTCCCGCATCAAATACAAGCAGGCGCCTGAAGAGGCTTTCTCGGAGTATCCGATGTGGCGTGCCAAAGCTTGGGAAGAGTTTGTGGAAAATGGCGCAGCGTTCATCACCATCTACTCTCCGAACCCAGACTTGCTTAACGATGTAGATGCGAAGCGCGTTGCAACAGCATCAAAAACAGCTTCAACTGCGCTTAGCGGCTATCGCGGTTCACTAATGAATCATACGAATGCTTGGTCGCTTGTATCCTATGCTACTCCGGAATGGGCAGCTAAAGTATTTCCGAATCTCTCGCAAGAAGAAGCGGTGCAGAAGCTTTGGGAACGCATTGTTGACGCTACTCGGATTGGCTTGGAAGATCCTGTTCAAGCGTGGAAAGCGCATAATGCCAAGCTGCTTCAGATGGTTGAGCTGCTGAATGGCAAGCGCTACAAGCAGCTTCAATATGAAGCGCCAGGCACGAATCTGACGATAGACCTGCCGGATGGACATATTTGGTTAGGCGGCTCCAAAGCAAATGCTAAGGGCGTTTACTTTAATCCGAATATGCCAACGGAAGAAGTATTCACTATGCCAAATAAGGATGGTGTGAACGGAACGGTTCGCAGCACCAAGCCTTTGAATTACAACGGTCAAGTCATTAATGGCTTCAGTTTGACCTTTAAGGATGGCAAAGTAGTCGATCATTCCGCTGAGCAGGGATATGAGGCGCTCACTAATTTGCTTAACACGGATGAAGGGGCAAGGCATCTCGGTGAAGTAGCGCTAGTGCCGCATGATTCACCGATTTCGAACTCCAATGTCACGTTTTTCAATACACTGTATGATGAGAACGCGTCCTGTCATCTTGCACTGGGTCAAGCGTACCCGGTCAATATCCAAGGCGGTACAAAAATGTCAGCTGAGGAGCTTCTCGCTCATGGCGCAAACAGAAGCCTTACGCATGAAGACTTCATGATCGGCTCGGCTGATATGAATATTGATGGTGTGACGCAGGATGGCACTCGCGAACCTATCTTCCGCAACGGCAATTGGGCGATTTAA
- a CDS encoding alpha-mannosidase, with product MKDKRTAHIISHTHWDREWYLPYEKHHVLLVKLMDTLLHTLDTDPDFKSFYLDGQTIILEDYLQVRPENRERLERYIKEGRIPIGPWYILQDAFLTSSEANLRNLQIGHQDASRYGTIAKVGYFPDTFGNIGQAPQILRQAGIDNAVFGRGVKPTGFNNTVADSDYESSFSELIWEGPDGSQVLGVLFANWYCNGMEVPTDEASAKEYWERKLAEAEKYAATGQLLFMNGCDHQPIQQDLSAALKTARELFPDTEFIHSNFQDYLASVNASLTRELSVVKGELRSQRTDGWSTLVNTASARVYLKQMNQLGQAMLEKVAEPLAALAYSLGHEYPHHLFTYAWKTLMQNHPHDSICGCSVDEVHREMVTRFDKSRHIAEAIIDDSKVIIADAVDTSIFEQYGEDALPFVVYNTTGWDRSGVVEVELDIARIYFRDGLSLDVMNKKMYAVDVTGRTLVNSSGEAIAHTASDMGLQFGYDLPDDKFRQPYMSRKVKLTFEAAEVAALGLAAYGYVRNAKAELQPSQSMVACEHALENEWLRIDIAQDGSFNLTDKRSGQIYRELGVYENTGDIGNEYMYKQPTGEQTLTTKGVPASIRLIENTAYRAAFEIVHEWAVPASAEPYFEVEKQEAVYFPERKSQRTETTVPLTIRTEIAISRKGEGVEWKSSFNNQAKDHRVRVLFPTDLETAVHQADSIFEVATRDNEPAAEWINPSNAQHQQAFVDVSGEQAGLTVANLGLNEYEVLRDGRNSIAITLLRAVAELGDWGVFPTPEAQCLGEQSFSLTILPHNGDGVASGAYAAAYQFQVPWTVSQTGVHAGKLAPNGALFAWDGSGLAFSSMKVNEQSGDFMLRWFNMKPSETALKLSEAAAVSLEQAYKSNVLEHEVENLAVDGQSLLEVSVGPCEILTIGIKHS from the coding sequence ATGAAAGACAAACGAACAGCCCATATCATCTCGCATACCCACTGGGATCGGGAATGGTATTTGCCATATGAGAAGCACCATGTATTGCTAGTAAAATTGATGGATACGCTGCTTCATACACTTGATACGGATCCGGACTTCAAAAGCTTTTATTTGGACGGCCAAACGATCATTTTGGAAGATTATTTGCAGGTTCGCCCCGAGAATCGTGAGCGCCTAGAACGTTATATTAAAGAAGGCCGTATTCCGATCGGGCCTTGGTATATTTTGCAGGATGCCTTCCTGACAAGCAGTGAAGCGAATCTTCGCAATTTGCAAATCGGGCATCAGGATGCGAGCCGTTATGGAACGATTGCAAAAGTTGGATATTTTCCAGATACGTTCGGAAATATCGGTCAAGCCCCGCAAATTTTGCGTCAAGCCGGCATCGATAATGCGGTATTTGGCAGAGGCGTGAAGCCAACGGGCTTTAACAATACAGTAGCAGATTCCGATTATGAATCATCCTTCTCTGAGCTGATTTGGGAAGGGCCAGACGGCTCGCAAGTGCTGGGCGTATTGTTCGCCAACTGGTACTGCAACGGCATGGAAGTGCCTACAGATGAAGCAAGCGCCAAGGAATATTGGGAGCGCAAGCTGGCTGAGGCAGAGAAGTATGCTGCTACAGGCCAATTGCTGTTCATGAACGGATGCGACCATCAGCCGATTCAGCAGGATCTGTCTGCTGCGCTGAAAACAGCAAGAGAGCTTTTCCCTGATACAGAATTCATTCATTCGAATTTCCAAGATTATTTGGCGTCGGTGAATGCTTCGCTTACACGCGAGCTGTCTGTCGTGAAAGGCGAGCTTCGCAGCCAACGTACAGACGGCTGGTCAACGCTTGTGAATACAGCTTCCGCACGTGTTTATTTGAAGCAAATGAATCAGCTTGGTCAGGCCATGCTGGAGAAGGTAGCGGAGCCGCTTGCTGCGCTTGCTTATTCACTTGGTCACGAATACCCGCATCACTTGTTTACTTACGCTTGGAAAACACTGATGCAGAACCATCCGCATGATAGCATTTGCGGCTGCAGCGTGGACGAGGTTCACCGTGAGATGGTGACTCGCTTCGATAAGAGCCGTCATATTGCGGAAGCGATTATTGACGATAGCAAAGTGATAATTGCCGATGCGGTTGACACTTCCATATTTGAACAATATGGCGAAGATGCATTGCCGTTTGTTGTGTATAATACAACGGGCTGGGATCGCAGCGGAGTAGTAGAGGTTGAGCTGGACATCGCTCGCATTTACTTCCGTGATGGTTTGTCGCTGGATGTGATGAACAAGAAAATGTATGCTGTCGATGTAACGGGCAGAACGCTTGTTAATTCAAGCGGCGAAGCCATTGCGCATACAGCTTCTGATATGGGACTTCAATTCGGTTATGATCTGCCAGATGACAAGTTCCGTCAGCCATATATGAGCCGAAAAGTGAAGCTGACATTCGAAGCAGCGGAAGTTGCTGCGCTAGGCTTGGCAGCTTATGGCTATGTTCGAAATGCGAAAGCAGAATTGCAGCCATCACAATCGATGGTTGCTTGCGAGCATGCGCTTGAGAATGAATGGCTTCGAATTGATATCGCGCAGGACGGATCGTTTAACTTGACCGATAAACGCAGCGGTCAAATCTATCGCGAGCTTGGCGTGTATGAGAATACTGGCGATATCGGCAACGAATATATGTATAAGCAGCCAACCGGCGAGCAAACTTTGACAACGAAGGGTGTACCTGCAAGCATTCGTCTAATCGAGAATACGGCATACCGTGCGGCATTCGAGATCGTTCATGAATGGGCTGTTCCTGCTTCAGCAGAACCATACTTCGAAGTTGAGAAGCAAGAGGCTGTTTATTTCCCTGAGCGGAAGTCACAACGTACAGAAACGACAGTTCCTCTTACAATCAGGACTGAAATTGCAATAAGCCGCAAAGGCGAAGGGGTAGAATGGAAATCCTCCTTCAACAACCAAGCGAAGGATCACCGGGTTCGCGTATTGTTCCCAACAGATTTGGAAACAGCGGTTCATCAAGCGGACTCCATCTTTGAGGTTGCAACGCGTGATAACGAGCCGGCAGCAGAGTGGATCAATCCTAGCAACGCACAGCATCAGCAGGCGTTTGTTGATGTGAGCGGCGAGCAAGCTGGTTTGACGGTTGCCAACCTTGGCCTGAATGAATACGAAGTATTGCGCGATGGACGTAACTCCATTGCGATTACATTGCTTCGTGCAGTTGCTGAGCTTGGTGATTGGGGCGTATTCCCTACACCAGAAGCACAATGCTTGGGTGAGCAAAGCTTCAGCTTGACGATCCTTCCACATAACGGCGACGGAGTTGCATCCGGTGCATATGCGGCGGCATATCAGTTCCAAGTGCCGTGGACAGTTAGCCAGACAGGCGTACATGCCGGCAAGCTTGCTCCAAATGGCGCTTTATTCGCTTGGGACGGCAGTGGACTAGCGTTCTCCTCCATGAAGGTGAATGAGCAATCTGGCGATTTCATGCTTAGATGGTTTAATATGAAGCCTTCTGAAACGGCGCTTAAGCTGTCAGAAGCAGCAGCTGTATCACTTGAACAAGCTTATAAAAGTAATGTGCTTGAGCATGAAGTCGAAAATCTTGCTGTAGATGGACAATCGCTGCTTGAAGTATCGGTTGGTCCTTGTGAGATTTTGACCATTGGGATTAAGCATTCATAA
- a CDS encoding ImmA/IrrE family metallo-endopeptidase: MDKMILKLIRKYKTNDPFIIAEGLGIHIRYADLGEGTRGLYFKKLRRRFIVIHDSLPDNWRRFVCAHELGHDRLHPGFNRFWLDEQSFFNVGKYERQASKFAVRLLTAGDSPAPSETLEELLRRNGVPTEMQKFYF; encoded by the coding sequence ATGGATAAAATGATTTTGAAGCTCATTCGAAAATATAAGACTAACGATCCATTCATCATCGCTGAGGGCCTTGGCATTCATATCCGTTACGCCGACCTCGGAGAAGGCACGCGTGGTCTCTATTTCAAAAAACTGCGCCGCCGGTTTATTGTCATTCACGATTCGCTTCCGGATAATTGGCGCCGCTTCGTATGCGCGCATGAGCTCGGGCATGACCGCTTGCATCCTGGCTTCAACCGTTTTTGGCTGGATGAGCAATCGTTTTTTAATGTTGGAAAATATGAGCGACAAGCTAGCAAGTTTGCCGTAAGGCTGCTGACAGCAGGCGATTCTCCTGCTCCCAGCGAGACGCTTGAAGAGCTGCTAAGAAGAAATGGCGTGCCTACGGAAATGCAGAAGTTTTATTTTTAA
- a CDS encoding baseplate J/gp47 family protein produces the protein MYENMTFSYLLQRMLDRVQGNVDKREGSIIYDALAPAAAELSELYAQLDVNIDLAFADTSSGEYLSRRTADFGVNRQAATRAKRLGKFYGSSGAAMDVPIGSRFSADSVNYIVRERLEAGSFVLESETEGAAGNQQFGDMLPIDYISSLARAELVDVLVPGEDEESDTQLRSRFFAEVQNPGTSGNVSDYMRWALSVPGVGGARVMPLWDGPGTVKVVIVNSDKQPASEVLQHAVLDFINENRPIGAEVSIVSASSVPIRIKAKVTLAAGYTIQLVSAAFAKAVTAYLDETAFRINYVSIAKLGTLLLAVPGVLDYDRLLLNGGSDNIGLEIDEVPIAGLVELEV, from the coding sequence ATGTATGAAAACATGACCTTTAGCTATTTGCTCCAGCGAATGCTGGATCGTGTACAAGGGAATGTAGATAAGCGGGAAGGCAGCATTATTTATGATGCGCTGGCACCGGCGGCTGCAGAGCTTTCTGAGCTTTATGCTCAGCTGGACGTCAATATTGATTTAGCTTTTGCAGATACATCGAGCGGGGAATATTTGTCTAGGCGTACAGCTGATTTTGGCGTCAATAGGCAAGCAGCTACGAGAGCGAAGCGGCTCGGTAAATTTTATGGCTCCAGCGGAGCGGCAATGGACGTGCCGATTGGAAGCCGTTTTTCGGCTGATTCGGTTAATTACATTGTAAGAGAGAGATTGGAAGCCGGCTCTTTTGTTCTTGAAAGTGAAACAGAGGGAGCAGCTGGCAATCAGCAGTTTGGCGATATGCTGCCTATCGATTATATTAGCTCGCTTGCTCGTGCAGAGCTAGTCGATGTGCTGGTGCCAGGTGAGGACGAGGAGTCGGATACACAGCTGCGCAGCCGTTTTTTTGCCGAGGTTCAAAATCCAGGGACGAGCGGCAATGTATCAGATTATATGAGATGGGCGTTGTCGGTTCCCGGTGTTGGTGGAGCAAGAGTGATGCCCTTATGGGATGGTCCGGGGACCGTGAAGGTTGTTATCGTCAATTCGGATAAGCAGCCAGCGAGCGAGGTGCTGCAGCATGCGGTGCTTGATTTTATCAATGAGAACAGGCCAATCGGTGCAGAGGTTTCAATCGTTTCGGCTTCGAGTGTGCCTATTCGCATCAAGGCTAAGGTTACACTTGCAGCAGGATATACGATTCAGCTTGTGAGCGCGGCTTTTGCTAAAGCAGTCACTGCTTATTTAGATGAAACGGCGTTCCGCATTAATTATGTGAGTATCGCTAAGCTCGGCACTTTGCTCTTAGCAGTACCCGGGGTCTTAGACTACGATCGACTTTTACTGAATGGCGGAAGCGATAATATCGGACTTGAGATTGACGAAGTACCTATTGCGGGGCTTGTTGAATTGGAGGTGTAG
- a CDS encoding phage tail tube protein: protein MAFLNAGDTISGREGRAYTIINGLQEEMFYIKTLEASIEKQKAEIKTLGHRGLQHKATGWSGTGTMTIYYVTSKFRQMMLDYVNTGVDAYFDISIINEDPSSATGKQTVFLHKVNLNKVIIGKLDTESEALEEELEFTFEGLDIAEQFSALS from the coding sequence ATGGCATTTTTGAACGCAGGAGATACGATTTCGGGCCGCGAAGGACGGGCTTATACCATTATTAATGGTTTGCAGGAAGAGATGTTTTATATCAAGACGCTGGAGGCAAGCATTGAGAAGCAAAAGGCTGAGATCAAAACGCTTGGCCACCGCGGTTTGCAGCATAAAGCGACGGGATGGTCGGGTACAGGCACGATGACCATCTATTATGTAACGTCAAAATTCCGCCAGATGATGCTGGATTATGTGAATACCGGCGTGGATGCTTATTTTGATATTTCCATTATTAATGAAGATCCGTCCTCGGCTACGGGCAAGCAGACGGTTTTCCTTCATAAGGTAAATCTGAATAAGGTTATTATCGGTAAGCTGGATACGGAAAGCGAAGCTCTTGAAGAAGAGTTGGAATTCACTTTTGAAGGATTGGATATTGCGGAGCAATTTTCAGCTCTTTCTTAA
- a CDS encoding peptidoglycan-binding protein LysM, whose product MISNAHYDYEIWLSYNDQKQGFQLPVNPPEIKINDGAGGKTYEVSGLGEINLIQSSKLTTISFESFFPKTNYPFVVSKTWIDPAFYVMVILDWMEKKRPIRFVYTGATFDINLAMSIEKFEWKEAAGSGDIEYSISLKEFAFYGARPVVIKKGAASVKPNSRPLDKQAPSTYKLVAGDTLIKVARVQLHKEERWREIQKLNGIKDAQLKKLPIGMTLKLPR is encoded by the coding sequence ATGATTTCCAATGCGCATTATGATTATGAAATCTGGCTTAGCTACAATGATCAAAAGCAGGGCTTCCAGCTCCCGGTCAATCCTCCAGAAATTAAAATTAATGATGGTGCTGGGGGCAAGACCTACGAGGTGTCCGGTTTAGGCGAAATTAATCTCATTCAAAGCTCGAAGCTCACGACGATTTCCTTTGAAAGCTTTTTCCCAAAGACGAACTATCCGTTTGTCGTCAGCAAAACATGGATAGACCCTGCTTTTTATGTCATGGTTATCCTCGATTGGATGGAGAAAAAGCGACCGATCCGTTTTGTTTATACCGGGGCAACCTTCGATATTAATTTGGCGATGAGCATTGAAAAATTCGAATGGAAGGAAGCGGCGGGGTCTGGGGATATAGAGTACAGTATTTCACTGAAAGAATTTGCTTTTTATGGTGCCAGGCCCGTCGTTATTAAAAAGGGAGCGGCAAGCGTGAAGCCTAACTCAAGGCCATTGGATAAGCAAGCTCCAAGCACCTATAAGCTGGTTGCAGGGGATACGCTTATTAAGGTAGCTCGCGTTCAGCTTCACAAAGAAGAGCGTTGGCGGGAAATTCAGAAGCTGAACGGCATTAAGGATGCACAGCTCAAAAAGCTGCCCATCGGGATGACGCTAAAGCTGCCGAGGTGA
- a CDS encoding phage tail sheath family protein — MAGGTYTSQNKVRPGVYINLVGEKKTVGSMGERGTVSVPLNLNWGQSKAVIAINAGDDLRSLLGYDLSAPELLLVREAYKKAKTLLLYRLNEGTKATAVAGSLTLTAKFGGVRGNDITVAVKQNVDDEARFDVITFVAKEAVDSQTAVNIAELKSNAFVSFGGTGALTLAAGVPLVGGSNGTVTNQDHTDYLAQIELRDFNTIALVSADLSLKSVYAAFARRLREEEGRKIQVVLANYPSADSEGVISVKNGVKLLDGTVLDAQKATVWVAAATAGAPMNKSLTYEAYEEAADADIRYTNSQTVEALQAGEFLFTVSGGRVIVEQDINTFTGYSPEKGKAFSKNRVIRVLDGIANDFKHIFESFYIGKVDNNADGRSLFRNECLKYLNNLQSLNAIQNFDAQADLSVAAGVDTDSIIIEAHIQPVDSVEKVYMKVTVK, encoded by the coding sequence ATGGCAGGAGGAACTTATACATCACAAAATAAGGTGCGCCCCGGCGTTTACATTAACCTGGTTGGCGAGAAGAAAACGGTAGGCAGCATGGGAGAGCGCGGAACGGTGTCCGTACCGCTAAACCTTAACTGGGGGCAGTCGAAGGCCGTTATTGCGATCAACGCTGGCGATGATCTGCGAAGCTTGCTTGGTTATGATCTAAGTGCGCCTGAGCTATTGCTGGTACGCGAAGCCTACAAGAAAGCAAAAACGCTGCTCTTATACCGACTAAACGAAGGAACAAAAGCGACGGCTGTCGCTGGCAGCCTAACGCTTACAGCTAAATTCGGCGGTGTTCGAGGCAATGACATCACCGTTGCGGTTAAACAAAATGTTGACGATGAAGCACGATTTGATGTCATCACTTTTGTTGCTAAAGAGGCAGTTGACTCACAAACAGCAGTGAATATCGCAGAGCTGAAATCGAATGCCTTTGTAAGCTTCGGCGGTACAGGAGCATTGACGTTAGCAGCAGGCGTTCCACTTGTTGGCGGCTCCAATGGTACCGTAACGAATCAAGACCATACCGACTATTTGGCACAAATTGAGTTGAGGGATTTTAATACCATTGCGCTAGTATCCGCCGACTTGTCCTTAAAATCGGTATATGCTGCTTTTGCCCGCCGTCTGCGCGAGGAAGAAGGCCGCAAAATTCAGGTCGTGCTGGCGAATTATCCATCTGCTGATTCTGAAGGGGTCATCAGTGTCAAAAATGGCGTCAAGCTGCTGGATGGAACGGTTCTTGATGCACAGAAGGCAACGGTTTGGGTTGCTGCGGCAACTGCCGGAGCGCCAATGAATAAATCGCTGACCTATGAAGCCTATGAGGAGGCTGCTGATGCGGACATTCGTTATACGAATTCGCAAACGGTGGAGGCGCTGCAAGCTGGTGAGTTTCTGTTCACGGTAAGCGGCGGCAGAGTCATTGTTGAGCAGGATATCAATACGTTCACTGGCTACTCGCCAGAGAAAGGCAAAGCCTTCTCCAAAAACCGTGTCATTCGTGTGCTGGACGGCATTGCGAACGATTTTAAACATATTTTCGAGTCGTTTTATATTGGAAAAGTTGATAATAACGCAGATGGCAGAAGCCTGTTCCGCAACGAGTGCTTGAAATATTTGAACAATCTTCAGTCGCTCAATGCTATTCAAAACTTTGATGCCCAAGCCGATTTATCGGTTGCAGCTGGTGTCGATACGGACAGCATTATTATCGAGGCTCATATCCAACCGGTTGATAGCGTAGAAAAAGTATATATGAAAGTGACGGTGAAGTAA
- a CDS encoding phage portal protein: MSDLSVFFAQNAAVETTQPFIVSDRFKDAEGQAVAWELRSMTEAENEECRKSSTRKVKGKNGAFTPETNTDEYLAKLVVSSIQFPNLKDADLQKSYGIIGAENLLRKMLLPGEYASLVQRVQEINGFNQSLNDLADEVKN; encoded by the coding sequence ATGAGTGATTTAAGTGTATTTTTTGCACAAAATGCGGCTGTGGAGACAACGCAGCCGTTTATCGTATCGGATCGGTTTAAGGATGCAGAAGGGCAGGCTGTCGCTTGGGAGCTGCGCAGCATGACGGAAGCGGAAAACGAGGAGTGCCGCAAGTCATCTACCCGCAAGGTCAAGGGGAAAAATGGCGCATTCACTCCAGAGACCAATACAGACGAGTATTTGGCTAAGCTTGTTGTCAGCAGCATTCAATTCCCGAACCTAAAGGATGCAGATTTGCAAAAATCGTACGGCATCATCGGTGCTGAGAACCTTTTGCGCAAAATGCTTCTCCCTGGCGAATATGCCTCACTCGTACAACGGGTGCAGGAAATCAACGGCTTTAACCAAAGCCTAAACGATTTGGCAGATGAAGTAAAAAACTAA